Part of the Psilocybe cubensis strain MGC-MH-2018 chromosome 11, whole genome shotgun sequence genome is shown below.
AAATTGTCAAAATTATAGCTATACAAACCAGAGGCGAAAACTTCGAGTTAATTCCTGAGTTCAGTGTCGTCAAGAGGATGTAGGTGAACACAGCCATGACTATCGATTGTGATAGAATTAGAAAGAGATTTCGCCTCCGTTCGGCGAGAACAACTCACCAGGAATGTACAAATCTGGACTGTTGATATCATTTCTGGGTGGGAGCCACTCTCCTTGGGCGCGCGGACGACGAAAATACGTTTTGTGCATCCAGGGAAACAGCAACAAACGAAGCTTTTTGATGACATACGAGTTCGAAACATTGAAGTAATGTTTGATGTGGTAAGAGGGAATGATTGTCCCGAACTACGACGCGTTTATATGAAGAAATAGGATTCCATGTTAAACACACGCACATTTCGTTGCACATATTCTTGACCAGCCGCAACAGCGCTTTGTCCCAATTGCATTCCCAGCTGAGCTGTTGCCCCATCAAATCCCCAAGCTGCATAATCAGGCCCTGACATATGTGCGTTCTGCTGAGGTGGTAGAGGATGCTGTTGCTGAGTTTGAGGTTGCATATGGTGCATATTCATTCCAGTCTGGTATTGAGGGGGTATGGGTGGTTGCGAATGCTGAAAAGGGGACGTGTAGGCGGGTACATGACTTGGGtatgactgctgctgctgcggttGACCGGGCccaggagaagaagagaaacgTTGGTAACCCTGCGGTGACGCTGGCGTTGAAGGTGGCTCAGGAATATACGCCGGGTGAGTTGGTACAGGGTGTCGTAGAGGAGGCGGGGAATGCGAATTGAATTGGGACATTATCAGCTCTAGAAGATCTCTAGAAGATGTTGGGCGTCGTGGATTTGAAAAAAAGGCCTTACAGGCGCTGTGCACTCTCAACGTGGAACCGATGCACCGTCATCAACCCAAAATGTTCGGCTTCACGGCATGCTCGGTGTTTCCCACCCCTGACCAGATTGGCCTGGCAATGGATCATCAAGCTTAAGACGAACCTGGTCGCTGGTGTGGCGTCCTGGTCTCACTACAGGGAATATCTATACAATTACATTTGTTCCATAAATTTGCACACACGAGTTCATCGATAATTTGTTCTGCGCACGCACCGCGTCTCTATCCCTCAATCCCGACCAACTTATCGTCATGTCATCTATGGAACAGGCGAGTAGGACTGATAATCAAACAGCTGCAGGAGCAACCAACCTAGAAGTGCTCAACTGCGTTCCCAATTATTCTGAAGGTTCAATAAAAGGCCGAATTTGATAAtttacacacacacatcaatTGCTGGGTTTATAAAGGTCGGAGTTCTTCTTCCCTATTACCTCGATACCTCAGTAGGGGTGCATTAGGGCTATTATATACTCCAGTGCAGCCCTAAACCCAGAATGTCTTCCAATGGAACCGATTCCCAGCTTCCGAACCCATTTACACCAATGTCGTTCTTTCCGCCTTCCTTGGCCTTTTCAATAACTGTTTCCGCCTACGTCATGGTTGGAACTTTATCTGTAAGCCTACACTGAAAAATATTGAGATTCCTACAATTTATCTGCTTAGGTTATGATTTGGGATTTGCTGAATAGCATAGGGGATGATTACACTCTTCTATTTCAACGGAGAATCAACTTCCCAACCATTATATACTTCTTTTCACGGTGAGCATGTACGAGGCCTTTCAGCGGACTCACTGTGACTTAAAATAAAACCTCCAATAGGTTAATCACCTTGGGGTATCTCATATCTCAGGCACTCTTCCAGAGTAATTTTCTCACCACATGCAACCTATGAGAGTCTAACATGGGCTTGCCGTTAGCCTGGCCTTTGGGTAATTGCCGCCAAATCTGGAAATATTTCTCAATCCTTCCCGCTATAGTTCTTTCGGCCAactctcttctcttcttcctcagaCTGCGTGCAGTATATAGGGGAAACAAGATGGTCATTGCattcttttttctgctttggCTTTGCGTCTGTGGTGGGAATTCCCTTGTAATATTTGGAACATCCGGTGAAAATATTGGACCCACGAACTATTGCATCAATGGAGGCATTAAGCGATACGTTTCGTATGGTGGCATTGGGCTTGTGGCGAACGACACGCTCGTTTTCTTCGCTATTTCGTGGCGTTTAATGGGGGTAACCAAAGGAAACGGAAAGAACTTCGGTGAAGttttgaagacgatgatatTAGGCAAGGACTTGCCTGCATTCTCAAGAGCATTCCTTAAAGATGGACAGATATACTATCTGTGGGTAGATTCCTTCCATTATCATTCTCACATCGCTCATTTCCGTTGCATACTTTTTCCAGCATTACGATAGGCTTCGGTGTCCTGACCACAGCTGTCGTTTACATCGATACAATACCCCTCGTTTATCGCGGAATTTTCGGCAATCCAAACATCATGGTGATGAATGTACTCGCTTGTCGAGTATACAGGAAGACAAGGCTCGGGGTGTATCAAGGGGGTCCGAACACCGTCGCCAGCAATGCAGCTCACAACTTAAAATATATATCTGCTAACGATAATAGCAGGGAATTCGGGCTCCCCGTCGTCCAACCCCCCAGTGAACGTCCCCGGTCTGAAATAAGCGAAGGTCGACGATCATTCTGGGTAGAGGACTCTTGGCAGGAGGAAAGACTTAGTCGGAGTCGAAGCATGAATCAAGGAGATACCATTCCATTGACAGTATTATAACACACCACATTTAGTTGTAAAGTAGTACATATAATTGAGAAAAGATATTGTAAAACCACGACGCCAGATTATCTGCTTCTATATAAATTGTGGCAGAGTGCGTAAGGTCACCCGACTGGGTTACAAGCCTTTCTCAGACCGACCTCCTTCAAGTCAACTTAAATCAAACTTTTTAAAGAGCCATACATAGGTCGGCTTGTACTCTGGTACCAGACATCCAGATATAGACGCGAGCATATGTTTAGTAGGTTAATCAGAAGAGCTGGTTGAAACCAGGAAGCTTTGGCGCCCAAGTTGAGCGCCTAATTTACAAGAGATATTCTGATTTTTCTTGTATAATAGGAGAGCAAGTGGATTTTTTGAGATAATGTAATTCTTGTAGCAGATGATGAGAATTTCTCGGCGCTGGCTCGGGATTGAGTCGGAGCTTTACATTCAACGGTGAGATAAGACACTGGTTCCTGATCCACTTAGACTTGAGCAAATTATAAACCTGCCCCAACCGTGTAGGTTTTTCAAGAACCTGATAACAAATCGATGTTTGTTACCCCTGACTTAACACATTCGTTGGTACATAAATGGACAACTACACTATCGTACTGTATGACAATGTTCAAAAGTTGATAACTTCTCCCGAGATCAACTTCGGGAGAAGAGTTTTGTTTTTAGCTTGAGTATTTTGTGAGTACATGGTCTAGACTTAGAAGACCAATTCTGTGCACAAAAAAATCCCTAGCCAAGTCTTCGGTGTGCCTGTGCCAGTCAGGATCATTGAAATGGATTATCGCCTAATCATAGAGTACTCACAAAGTGTCTGACATGAAATGGACTGATGTTCATGACTAGTGACATTCAAGTTGCGAGCATATGCTAAATTTCTAACAATACGCGTGTACGGGTTGAGTGAGATAACATGACACGAGCTCAGAGTACTCAGATTTCCTATATAAACCATGCTTTCAAGGTTTGTACGCCTACCCTTCGTACTCGAGTTTAATATCTGTGATATGCTGGTATCCGCTGCATTTTTTCTAGGAATTCTACCACTTGGATTGGGCATTACGATCGCTGATCCATCTGAGCTCACTACCTTCTCATATGACTACATTATCGTTGGAGGTCCATAGTACCTTGTATTGTCATGATTAGAATTTATCTTACATCTTCTGCAATAGGTGGAACGGCTGGTCTTGTAGTTGCAAATCGTCTGACAGAGAACCCTAACATCACTGTTGCAATTTTGGAAGCTGCGTGGGGTGTGTggctttcctttcttttcacgATGTTAATTAAATGTATTTATTATTGAAGTACCGAAGGAGATACAGATATACAAGTACCCTTTCTGGGTCCAACTCTTACTCCAAGTATAATTCAAGAGCAAGATGAAACAACTAA
Proteins encoded:
- a CDS encoding Protein transport protein yif1; amino-acid sequence: MSQFNSHSPPPLRHPVPTHPAYIPEPPSTPASPQGYQRFSSSPGPGQPQQQQSYPSHVPAYTSPFQHSQPPIPPQYQTGMNMHHMQPQTQQQHPLPPQQNAHMSGPDYAAWGFDGATAQLGMQLGQSAVAAGQEYVQRNFGTIIPSYHIKHYFNVSNSYVIKKLRLLLFPWMHKTYFRRPRAQGEWLPPRNDINSPDLYIPVMAVFTYILLTTLNSGINSKFSPLVLGESASRSTAVLLLDFCFVRLGCYILNIQGSSQVMDLIAYGGYKFVGVIFTLAAGFLGVKGPLWTMVFLYAFAGYAFFLLRSLRAVILPDPASVPATHATATVTQAQRRRRIIFLLLEALMQILYMGWLVRI